One Cohnella candidum genomic region harbors:
- a CDS encoding carbohydrate ABC transporter permease, with protein MTPKRISARTRNEWVTAYGFLLPNIVGLLVFVFIPIIYAFYASLHDWNALSPKVYAGWANYRELLHDDEWWASVRKTLTFSVVYVPLLFMSSLLSAVMLNAIRGRASGVVRTMFLMPFAITSVISAIIGMFMLDPRNGAVNHILELLGGSPQQFLASTSQAMFSIAGVILWINVGYNMIIFLSAMKEIPRDYYEAAEIDGATGWKSFRYITLPLLKETSTFILIVTTIGSFQALEQILVMTDGGPMNSTQVSVLYIFKQGFDMLNMGYASALAFVLFLIIFCLSLFQLKLLSSKKEGV; from the coding sequence GTGACTCCAAAACGAATCAGCGCCAGAACCCGGAACGAGTGGGTCACGGCATACGGCTTTCTGCTTCCCAATATCGTCGGCTTGCTGGTGTTCGTGTTTATTCCGATCATTTACGCCTTTTACGCTAGCTTGCATGATTGGAACGCGCTCAGCCCGAAAGTGTACGCCGGATGGGCCAACTACCGCGAGCTGCTTCATGATGACGAGTGGTGGGCGTCGGTCCGTAAAACGCTGACGTTCAGCGTCGTATACGTTCCGCTCTTGTTCATGTCGTCTCTGCTGTCTGCGGTCATGCTGAACGCAATCCGCGGGCGCGCCAGCGGCGTCGTCCGGACGATGTTCCTGATGCCTTTCGCGATCACGTCCGTGATCTCGGCGATCATCGGCATGTTCATGCTGGATCCGCGCAACGGCGCGGTGAACCACATTCTCGAGCTGTTGGGCGGCAGCCCGCAGCAGTTTCTCGCCTCGACCTCGCAGGCGATGTTCAGCATCGCCGGCGTCATTCTGTGGATCAACGTCGGCTATAACATGATCATTTTCCTGTCCGCGATGAAGGAGATTCCCCGGGACTATTACGAGGCGGCCGAAATCGACGGCGCCACGGGCTGGAAGTCGTTCCGGTACATCACCCTTCCGCTTCTCAAGGAAACAAGCACATTCATCCTAATCGTGACCACAATCGGCTCCTTCCAGGCGCTCGAGCAAATCCTCGTCATGACCGACGGCGGTCCGATGAACTCGACGCAAGTGAGCGTTCTATACATCTTCAAGCAAGGCTTCGACATGCTGAATATGGGTTACGCTTCCGCGCTCGCGTTCGTGCTTTTCCTGATCATTTTCTGTTTGTCCCTCTTCCAGCTCAAACTTCTGTCTTCCAAGAAGGAGGGGGTGTAG
- a CDS encoding carbohydrate ABC transporter permease, with product MAVSKRMVLPVVGVLLGLLMLFPIYMMLISSLRSETTVFDFQLLPVEFEWSNFKTAWTESGLPRAILNSLFVSVTVTVVAMVFHAMSGYALARLNFPGKSVVFGWMLSTLMVPFSIIMLPLYLITKDLGLGNSYWGLIVPSIFNAYGIFLFRQFYRDFPKELEEAAYMEGLSLAGTFFRIAFPLSVPIIVPLTIGFFLANWNSYLWPLVITQDEKLWVVQQELAHIVGGGYFTPWNIVLAAAVIAAIPTFILFFIAQRYLVEGIKMSGIK from the coding sequence ATGGCCGTATCCAAACGGATGGTGCTGCCCGTCGTCGGGGTCCTCCTCGGTTTGCTCATGCTTTTTCCGATCTACATGATGCTGATCAGCTCGCTGCGTTCGGAGACGACCGTCTTCGACTTCCAGCTGCTGCCGGTCGAGTTCGAATGGTCCAATTTCAAGACGGCTTGGACGGAATCGGGGCTGCCCCGTGCCATCCTGAATTCGCTGTTCGTGTCCGTGACGGTCACCGTCGTGGCCATGGTGTTCCACGCCATGTCGGGCTATGCGCTCGCAAGGCTGAATTTTCCCGGTAAATCGGTCGTTTTCGGCTGGATGCTCAGCACGCTGATGGTGCCGTTTTCGATTATCATGCTGCCGCTGTACCTGATTACCAAGGATTTGGGGCTCGGAAATTCGTATTGGGGATTGATCGTGCCTTCGATCTTCAACGCTTACGGGATCTTCTTGTTCCGCCAGTTTTACCGGGACTTCCCGAAGGAACTGGAAGAGGCCGCTTACATGGAGGGGCTGAGTCTTGCGGGGACGTTCTTCCGGATCGCCTTTCCGCTGTCCGTGCCGATTATCGTTCCTTTGACGATCGGATTTTTCCTCGCCAACTGGAACTCTTACCTGTGGCCGCTCGTCATCACCCAGGACGAAAAACTGTGGGTCGTGCAGCAAGAGCTGGCGCACATCGTAGGCGGAGGTTATTTCACGCCTTGGAATATCGTGCTGGCCGCCGCGGTCATCGCCGCGATCCCGACGTTCATCTTGTTCTTCATCGCCCAGAGATACTTGGTGGAAGGCATCAAAATGAGCGGGATCAAATGA